Proteins encoded together in one Anopheles darlingi chromosome 3, idAnoDarlMG_H_01, whole genome shotgun sequence window:
- the LOC125955123 gene encoding optineurin-like, producing METDSERIRKRAETALAIAKDFILDEEDEDIEDENEAEDCHSDDALKDGIDDTFDAGATYNREQKELSDTKIDSEEEKHGKDDETLQEKKKWLSTIAGIIIRPIGARFKWNLNFNLDIQASNKKRNPAKKKSTDSNRCNDSSIVSQPTEVITKDKKAIIDDAAKIQNLTKENYRLVKLADIFLDECILLRNKNDHFCEEVNRLRTAEYDLERSREGLEAHLTEIKKLETALGAADAELSMIKQTFEKRNMEFQRVEQDYKLLTSKYDELASELTMGKQEHNRILADLRQQLQNMANEKSVMITKNESIIKEIIKEKNKTELNLHRAESEIRTLRQRAEELQRETAEGQIKSKAYEQNIQQLQRAIAVIESNQSSNTTRENSNVSFPCPICGELFKFLADMQLHVEDCNN from the exons atggaaaccgacAGTGAAAGGATCAGGAAACGTGCTGAAACAGCACTGGCCATTGCGAAAGATTTTATActggacgaggaggatgaagatATAGAAGATGAGAATGAAGCCGAGGATTGCCATTCAGATGACGCACTCAAGGACGGAATTGACGACACATTTGATGCGGGTGCCACATACAACAGGGAACAAAAGGAGCTGTCTGACACGAAAATAGACTCGGAAGAAGAG AAACATGGCAAAGATGACGAAACGttacaagaaaagaaaaaatggctTAGCACTATAGCTGGTATCATCATTCGTCCTATAG GGGCCAGGTTCAaatggaatttgaattttaatctAGATATACAGGCATCCAATAAGAAAAGAAACccagcaaaaaagaaatctaCAGATTCTAATCGTTGCAACGATTCGTCAATCGTATCGCAACCAACCGAAGTTATTACCAAGGATAAAAAGGCAATAATTGACGATGCtgcaaaaatacaaaat TTGACCAAAGAAAATTATAGGCTTGTTAAATTAGCGGACATTTTTCTTGATG AGTGCATCCTGttgagaaacaaaaatgatCATTTTTGTGAG GAAGTAAATCGTTTACGAACAGCTGAATATGATCTTGAACGTTCGAGAGAAG GATTAGAAGCACATTTGACTGAAATCAAGAAACTCGAAACAGCTCTCGGAGCGGCTGATGCAGAGTTATCGATG ATAAAACAAACGTTTGAGAAAAGGAACATGGAATTTCAACGCGTGGAACAAG ATTACAAACTATTGACTTCAAAGTATGACGAATTAGCGTCAGAGCTAACAATGGGCAAGCAAGAACATAACCGAATACTGGCAGATTTACGGCAACAATTACAAAATATGGCGAATGAGAAATCCGTGATGATAACCAAAAATGAGAGCATCATAAAAGAG ATTATAAAAGAGAAGAATAAAACCGAGCTAAACTTACACAGAGCTGAATCAGAAATTCGCACACTGCGCCAAAGAGCGGAGGAATTACAAAGGGAAACGGCGGAAGGACAAATCAAGTCGAAGGCATATGAACAAAATATTCAACAGCTTCAACGTGCAATTGCGGT catcgaatcgaatcaatCATCCAATACTACTAGAGAAAACAGTAACGTTTCGTTTCCATGTCCTATATGTGGGGAGCTGTTTAAATTTCTTGCAGACATGCAACTACACGTAGAAGATTGcaacaattaa